A genomic stretch from Shewanella sediminis HAW-EB3 includes:
- a CDS encoding cation:proton antiporter: MPIDSFVISIFLMLTFGRLLSELCCRVGVPGVVGEMLAGLIIGPSILGWVHPHNTLSVLAELGVILLLFDIGCETSVKRLYHASGRSIWVALGGIIYPVVIGGASAAYWLNLPPFTALFFGCALTATSIGISIRVMTQAKQGQTLAGQVILGAAVVDDIVGVVLLSVLLNFNASGTLSLVSVLILVMKVVGFVFLAPPMARMLIYLFRSWYPHSKSSGFEVFVVITLICLFAWLAHWVGAPALLGGFAAGMALSRQFVFPTNRYLPNPFPFTHKLEVSAKPLVDLFSPIFFVYVGISVDLSQLDFTVSGLVVLLWLALIAIVTKLASGMAAKGPLRRKIIIGSAMIPRGEVGLVFAEMGLQLGIIQPKLFTEMVLIIAISSIVGPMLLKWSLKGQTVLHKKP, translated from the coding sequence TTGCCAATAGACAGCTTTGTCATCTCAATATTTCTCATGCTCACCTTCGGGCGTCTGCTCAGTGAGCTCTGCTGCCGTGTGGGAGTCCCTGGGGTGGTTGGCGAGATGTTAGCAGGGCTCATTATCGGTCCCTCGATTCTGGGATGGGTTCATCCCCACAACACCCTCTCCGTTCTGGCGGAGCTGGGGGTGATTCTGCTACTGTTCGATATTGGCTGTGAGACCTCAGTAAAACGCCTCTACCACGCCAGTGGCAGATCGATCTGGGTTGCACTAGGTGGAATCATTTACCCCGTAGTCATAGGGGGAGCTTCAGCCGCCTACTGGCTTAATTTACCTCCATTTACGGCTCTGTTCTTTGGCTGCGCCTTAACGGCAACCAGTATCGGCATCTCGATTAGGGTGATGACTCAGGCTAAGCAAGGCCAAACACTTGCCGGTCAGGTTATTCTCGGTGCCGCGGTGGTCGATGATATTGTTGGTGTGGTATTGCTGAGCGTACTGTTAAACTTTAACGCTTCTGGCACCCTGAGTCTGGTATCTGTATTGATACTGGTCATGAAGGTCGTTGGCTTTGTGTTCCTGGCACCTCCCATGGCCAGAATGCTTATCTATCTATTCAGAAGCTGGTACCCTCACTCTAAGAGCAGCGGCTTTGAGGTCTTCGTGGTGATAACCTTAATCTGCCTGTTCGCCTGGCTGGCACACTGGGTCGGAGCGCCGGCACTGCTCGGGGGCTTCGCTGCCGGAATGGCACTATCCCGCCAATTTGTTTTCCCGACAAACCGATATTTGCCTAACCCCTTTCCTTTCACCCACAAGTTAGAGGTATCGGCCAAACCCCTCGTAGATCTCTTCTCCCCCATATTTTTTGTCTACGTAGGGATAAGTGTCGACCTTAGCCAGTTGGATTTCACTGTATCGGGCCTGGTGGTGCTTCTCTGGCTGGCACTCATCGCTATCGTCACTAAGCTGGCCTCCGGGATGGCCGCAAAGGGTCCCTTGCGGAGAAAAATTATCATAGGAAGCGCGATGATCCCCCGGGGAGAGGTCGGGTTAGTATTTGCCGAAATGGGGCTGCAGCTGGGCATCATTCAACCTAAGTTATTTACTGAGATGGTATTGATCATCGCCATCTCGAGCATCGTTGGTCCCATGCTCCTCAAGTGGTCCCTCAAGGGGCAAACGGTATTACACAAAAAGCCGTGA
- a CDS encoding DUF5062 family protein, translated as MKHQKHEAQLLKLAMEIGVGYAKKRGFADFGKGISPKDKVECIYRLLVTDKLIQPLAKDKEDGPNMKHKLILWISRQLPEDHELLN; from the coding sequence ATGAAACATCAAAAACATGAAGCTCAGTTACTAAAGTTGGCTATGGAGATTGGCGTTGGTTACGCAAAGAAGCGTGGCTTTGCCGATTTTGGTAAAGGGATCTCACCCAAAGATAAAGTTGAGTGCATATACCGTTTATTGGTTACCGATAAACTGATCCAACCGCTGGCAAAAGATAAAGAAGATGGGCCCAATATGAAGCACAAACTCATACTCTGGATAAGCCGCCAACTTCCTGAAGACCATGAACTGCTAAACTAA
- the rimK gene encoding 30S ribosomal protein S6--L-glutamate ligase → MKIGLMASNPDLYSNKRIMEAGQQRGHEMYFLNVKQCYMKLDASEPEVHYRGGRILNDLDAVIPRIRPSMTFYGCALTRHFESLGVMALNNSEAITQSRDKLFSLQLLQKNNLDIPTSGFANSPADTTDLIDMVGGAPLIVKLLEGTQGKGVVLAETRKAAESVINAFKSLKANLLVQEFIKEAQGKDLRCFVIDGKIVASIERTAAPGEFRANIHQGGTASIVQVTPEEKKLAIKAAKTMGLQVAGVDIIRSSKGPLLLEINSSPGLEGIEAATGIDVASAMIDSIEKKLGWKK, encoded by the coding sequence TTGAAGATAGGCTTAATGGCGAGTAATCCGGATCTGTATAGTAATAAACGCATCATGGAAGCGGGTCAGCAACGCGGCCATGAAATGTACTTTCTCAACGTTAAACAGTGTTATATGAAGTTGGATGCGTCCGAGCCTGAGGTACACTATCGTGGTGGACGTATTCTGAATGATCTCGATGCAGTGATTCCCAGAATTCGTCCCAGTATGACCTTTTATGGTTGTGCCCTGACTCGCCACTTTGAAAGTCTTGGTGTGATGGCGCTCAACAACTCGGAAGCGATCACTCAATCCCGGGATAAGTTGTTTTCTCTTCAGTTACTGCAGAAGAACAACCTGGATATTCCGACGAGCGGTTTTGCTAATTCGCCGGCCGATACAACCGATCTTATCGATATGGTTGGAGGTGCGCCTCTGATTGTTAAGTTGCTTGAAGGGACGCAGGGAAAAGGGGTTGTGCTGGCAGAAACCAGAAAGGCCGCCGAGAGTGTGATCAATGCGTTTAAGTCGCTAAAAGCGAACTTGTTGGTGCAGGAGTTTATCAAGGAAGCACAAGGGAAAGATCTACGCTGTTTTGTGATTGACGGTAAGATTGTTGCGTCGATAGAGCGTACGGCGGCTCCGGGTGAGTTTAGAGCGAACATTCATCAGGGGGGAACGGCTTCTATTGTGCAGGTGACTCCGGAAGAGAAAAAGTTAGCCATTAAGGCCGCTAAAACCATGGGCCTTCAGGTTGCGGGTGTCGATATTATTCGTTCCAGTAAGGGACCATTACTATTAGAGATTAACTCGTCACCAGGGTTGGAAGGTATTGAAGCTGCAACGGGAATCGATGTGGCCTCAGCCATGATTGATTCTATCGAGAAGAAGTTAGGTTGGAAAAAATAA
- a CDS encoding ATP-binding protein, which produces MTSNNKPTNMTQAQSADPLFLKAEHLAQDFSLFPEHSKQSLAEEIKGLLGDDTIQSNLKELELLDVDGYVTKVIQPTLDKNRPGAKRVIADLKGKIIAETHMGPFYSAEIELNFGTRTRRLGFIAQERTTGNGAWMPEHHLEACKAIRKFAELAMPIIYLIDTPGADAGEIANSQNQAHTISKAIAESANVDVPTVGIVIGAGYSGGAIPLAAANILLSLRDGIFNTIQPQGLQSIARKYNLSWQECAKSVGVSPEELYTSGCIDGIIDFSPSDKDERQHNLRRAIISSVEAVEQAAVQFVRESGDLREHYDRSLTRFLSPSKNLAALEHHAELAVANNPTMHLNLFGSAYRYLRYLTLRSRIHSISQEQYGRLSKVSVPEGDLLARIQQEQDRVFQSWLSSPDKLVYDEELNKLWGNFVSKRDDVSTERNMLTRLILGEPKENYKKARKALLFNIGWSLYHRWKGNAENNFKGLIRYLETLPSEVTQADWPELNKLTVLDVVIHDELREDFIWQCYNILIFNALYDNVVGNLASIAKEAMMSKSLSRASVDNLLHDSIDRAISTQDTANDKSKFYKWLKFFMSQSNRAELLTKTEQWKSVGFPQLNDSLFVILTYFFERLLPEYFDSEKESSEYTGAINPVRIGRRKDFWNRLTMGYQDLLIQKVLRDEKRTGKMTWENITEKFFTDFEEVNGDKMSANLLNFPGFRLSIEDALDKGIRPCGLITGMADFEHNGQQMRVGVAVSNTAFQAGAFDMASAEKFSALLIECAKRKLPVICFISSGGMQTKEGAAALFSMAVVNDRITRFIRDNELPVLMFGYGDCTGGAQASFVTHPLVQTYYLSGTNMPFAGQMVVPAYLPSTATLSNYLSKVPGAMNALVSNPFSNTIDDQLSSIDPLMPKPTAKVEDVIANAISTLVPEMMVADEEIVQDDPRELMKPINKVLVHARGCTAVKLIRKAHDNDIDVVLVASDPDMTSVPAEMLKGNDKLVCIGGNTSDESYLNAYSVLKVAEYENVDALHPGIGFLSESPQFAALCVNNGVNFVGPSVHSMTTMGNKSNAIKTSQAQNVPVVPGSHGILTNAEQAVNVANEIGYPVLLKAVQGGGGKGIQIVERSADMISLFQQTSTEAAAAFGNGDLYLEKYVTSLRHIEVQLLRDKFGNTKVLGLRDCSVQRNNQKVVEESGSTMLPVELQEKVLEYTRALGDATDYMGAGTVEFIYNLDANEVYFMEMNTRLQVEHPVTEATSGIDIVSAGFDIAAGRSIENLEPQSIGYAIEVRVTAEKAALDSNGVLQLLPHPGVITEYKMPERDDIEIISIAGEGKEVSPYYDSLIAQIICRGESREDVINKLHDYLADQVVIKGIATNIPLLTRILKDGTFNEGVYDTNYLPRFMAELDVPELIAEMEAAAETVGVDTASLRVGESNELKVMAQGAGIFYTSPAPGEADFVKEGDIVTADQTLALTEAMKMFSQLTLAGYNRQDAILYPEDKKYRIERVLNSNGQQVSQGDLLFVVSPVE; this is translated from the coding sequence ATGACCAGCAACAATAAGCCCACAAACATGACTCAAGCTCAATCTGCCGATCCGCTTTTTCTAAAAGCAGAGCACTTGGCACAAGATTTTTCACTGTTTCCTGAGCACAGTAAACAGAGCCTGGCCGAAGAGATTAAAGGTCTCTTAGGCGATGATACCATCCAGTCAAACTTGAAAGAGTTAGAACTGTTAGATGTCGATGGTTACGTGACTAAGGTTATTCAGCCTACATTAGATAAAAACCGTCCGGGCGCAAAGCGCGTCATCGCGGATCTTAAAGGTAAGATCATTGCCGAAACCCATATGGGCCCTTTTTATAGTGCTGAGATCGAACTAAATTTCGGTACCCGCACTCGCCGCCTGGGTTTTATCGCGCAAGAGCGTACAACAGGAAATGGCGCCTGGATGCCAGAACATCACCTCGAGGCGTGTAAAGCTATTCGTAAGTTCGCCGAACTGGCGATGCCCATCATCTATCTTATCGACACCCCTGGTGCCGACGCCGGTGAAATTGCAAACAGTCAGAACCAAGCGCACACCATCTCTAAGGCGATTGCCGAGAGTGCCAATGTTGACGTACCTACGGTCGGTATCGTGATTGGCGCCGGTTATTCGGGGGGAGCGATCCCATTAGCAGCGGCCAACATCTTGTTGTCACTTCGTGATGGTATTTTTAATACCATTCAGCCTCAGGGCCTGCAGAGCATCGCTCGTAAGTACAACCTCTCTTGGCAAGAGTGTGCCAAATCTGTTGGTGTATCGCCGGAAGAGCTATACACCTCAGGTTGCATCGACGGCATCATCGATTTCTCTCCATCTGATAAAGATGAGCGTCAGCATAACTTGCGCCGCGCTATTATCAGTAGTGTAGAGGCGGTAGAGCAAGCCGCTGTTCAGTTTGTTCGTGAGTCTGGTGATCTGCGTGAGCATTATGATCGTAGTTTGACCCGTTTCCTTAGTCCGTCTAAGAATCTGGCTGCGCTTGAACATCATGCCGAGCTTGCGGTGGCCAATAACCCAACGATGCACCTGAATCTGTTTGGTAGTGCCTATCGTTATTTGCGTTATTTGACGCTTCGCAGCCGTATTCACTCTATCTCTCAAGAGCAATACGGTCGCCTCTCTAAGGTTAGCGTTCCGGAAGGTGATCTGCTGGCTCGTATTCAGCAAGAGCAAGACAGAGTATTCCAGTCCTGGTTATCAAGCCCGGATAAGCTGGTCTATGATGAAGAGCTCAATAAACTTTGGGGTAACTTCGTCTCTAAGCGTGATGATGTTTCTACCGAACGTAACATGCTGACTCGTTTGATCTTAGGTGAGCCAAAAGAGAATTATAAGAAAGCACGTAAGGCGCTGTTATTTAATATCGGTTGGTCCCTGTATCATCGTTGGAAAGGTAATGCTGAAAACAACTTTAAGGGATTGATCCGCTATCTTGAGACGCTCCCATCGGAGGTGACTCAAGCGGATTGGCCTGAGCTGAACAAGTTAACCGTTCTCGATGTTGTGATTCACGATGAACTTCGTGAAGACTTCATCTGGCAGTGCTATAACATTCTTATCTTCAATGCGCTTTATGACAATGTGGTGGGTAACCTCGCTTCTATTGCTAAAGAAGCCATGATGTCTAAGAGCCTCTCTCGTGCATCGGTTGATAACCTGTTGCACGACTCTATCGATCGCGCCATTTCGACCCAAGATACCGCGAATGATAAGAGCAAGTTCTATAAGTGGCTGAAGTTCTTCATGTCTCAGTCAAACCGTGCCGAACTGCTGACTAAAACTGAGCAGTGGAAGAGTGTCGGTTTCCCTCAGTTGAATGATAGTCTTTTCGTTATCCTGACCTACTTCTTCGAACGTCTGCTACCAGAGTATTTCGACAGCGAGAAAGAGAGCAGCGAATATACGGGTGCCATCAACCCTGTACGGATCGGTCGTCGTAAAGACTTCTGGAACCGTCTCACCATGGGTTATCAGGATCTCTTGATCCAGAAAGTACTTCGTGATGAGAAGCGTACCGGTAAGATGACTTGGGAAAATATTACCGAGAAATTCTTTACCGATTTCGAGGAAGTGAACGGCGATAAGATGTCTGCCAACTTGCTTAACTTCCCGGGTTTCCGTCTATCTATCGAAGATGCACTGGATAAGGGGATCCGTCCTTGTGGTTTGATCACAGGTATGGCGGATTTTGAGCACAACGGCCAGCAGATGCGTGTCGGTGTTGCCGTTTCTAACACCGCATTCCAGGCCGGTGCCTTCGATATGGCCAGCGCCGAGAAGTTCAGCGCGCTATTGATTGAGTGTGCTAAGCGCAAACTTCCGGTTATCTGCTTTATCAGCTCCGGCGGTATGCAGACGAAAGAAGGGGCTGCGGCGCTATTCTCAATGGCGGTAGTGAACGACCGTATCACGCGTTTCATCCGTGATAACGAGCTGCCTGTATTGATGTTTGGTTATGGTGATTGTACCGGTGGTGCTCAGGCGAGTTTCGTGACTCATCCTCTGGTTCAAACCTACTACCTGTCGGGTACCAATATGCCGTTTGCGGGTCAAATGGTTGTGCCTGCATATCTGCCATCGACGGCGACGCTGTCTAACTACCTGTCGAAAGTACCAGGTGCGATGAACGCACTTGTGTCGAACCCATTCAGTAACACCATTGATGATCAGCTAAGCAGTATCGATCCTCTGATGCCTAAGCCAACTGCTAAGGTTGAAGATGTTATTGCCAATGCGATATCTACTTTGGTTCCTGAGATGATGGTTGCGGACGAAGAGATCGTTCAAGACGATCCTCGTGAGTTGATGAAACCCATCAACAAGGTCCTAGTTCATGCTCGTGGTTGTACCGCGGTTAAGTTGATCCGTAAGGCTCATGATAACGATATCGATGTGGTATTGGTGGCATCCGATCCGGATATGACCTCTGTGCCAGCGGAGATGTTGAAAGGTAACGACAAGTTAGTTTGTATCGGTGGTAATACCTCCGATGAAAGTTACCTCAATGCCTACTCTGTATTGAAAGTTGCCGAGTATGAAAACGTCGATGCGCTTCACCCGGGGATTGGTTTCCTATCTGAAAGCCCACAGTTTGCTGCACTTTGTGTCAACAACGGTGTTAACTTCGTTGGACCAAGCGTACACAGCATGACAACTATGGGTAACAAGTCTAACGCGATTAAGACTTCCCAGGCGCAGAATGTTCCTGTCGTTCCCGGTAGCCACGGTATCTTGACCAACGCTGAGCAAGCGGTGAACGTTGCCAACGAAATTGGTTACCCGGTACTGCTTAAAGCGGTTCAAGGTGGTGGTGGTAAGGGAATTCAGATCGTTGAACGCTCTGCTGATATGATCAGCCTATTCCAGCAAACTTCAACCGAAGCGGCTGCCGCATTTGGTAATGGCGATCTCTATCTTGAGAAATACGTTACTTCACTGCGTCACATCGAGGTTCAGTTACTACGTGATAAGTTTGGTAATACTAAGGTTCTGGGTCTTCGTGATTGTTCGGTGCAGCGTAACAACCAGAAGGTTGTCGAAGAGTCTGGCTCGACTATGCTACCGGTCGAACTTCAAGAGAAGGTGCTTGAGTATACTCGTGCTCTTGGTGATGCGACCGATTATATGGGGGCGGGTACGGTTGAGTTCATCTATAACCTAGATGCTAATGAAGTGTACTTTATGGAGATGAACACACGTCTTCAGGTAGAGCATCCGGTTACGGAAGCCACCTCGGGTATCGATATCGTGAGTGCTGGTTTTGATATCGCAGCGGGCCGCTCAATTGAAAATCTTGAGCCTCAGTCAATCGGCTATGCTATCGAAGTGCGTGTTACCGCAGAGAAGGCAGCATTAGATAGCAATGGCGTTCTACAGTTACTGCCACATCCTGGTGTGATCACTGAGTATAAGATGCCAGAGCGTGATGATATCGAGATCATCTCTATTGCCGGTGAAGGTAAAGAGGTATCGCCATACTATGACAGCTTAATCGCTCAGATTATCTGCCGTGGTGAGAGCCGTGAAGATGTGATCAACAAGCTACATGATTACCTCGCCGATCAGGTTGTCATTAAAGGTATTGCGACCAATATTCCACTGCTGACTCGTATCCTGAAAGACGGCACCTTCAACGAAGGGGTTTATGATACTAACTATCTGCCGCGTTTCATGGCAGAGCTTGATGTACCAGAGCTGATTGCCGAGATGGAAGCCGCTGCAGAAACCGTCGGTGTCGATACTGCGTCACTGCGCGTCGGTGAGAGTAACGAGCTTAAGGTGATGGCACAAGGTGCAGGTATCTTCTATACCTCTCCAGCGCCTGGTGAAGCCGACTTTGTTAAAGAAGGTGACATAGTTACTGCAGATCAGACTTTAGCGCTTACAGAGGCTATGAAGATGTTCTCTCAGCTAACTTTAGCCGGCTATAACCGTCAAGATGCAATCTTGTATCCTGAAGATAAGAAGTATCGTATCGAGCGAGTGCTTAACAGTAATGGGCAGCAGGTCTCTCAAGGTGACCTATTGTTTGTTGTTTCACCTGTTGAATGA
- a CDS encoding LysR family transcriptional regulator: MPDLNGMMLFAAVVRAKGFSQAAREIGMPKSTISRKVAQLEEQLGVRLLQRDTRNLSLTQVGALFYQHCTSISDEIEAAKATIENTHNDVSGSLRIAIPVSFSQEIIANLCSSFMRLYPNVELDVQFTDSEVGLVGEGYDIAIKYGPLQSSDLVARLLFERQPILVASPGYLKNNGTPATPQDLMNHSGILLGTSRSAPIWPLGKGARKTMVNFKRKVRVNSAVMVKQLVQDDFGIAMLSNSVCKNELASGALVPILQEWPIEAFKVYGVYSSRRQLATNISVFLDFFTKRFSSHESLQSLMV; encoded by the coding sequence ATGCCTGATCTGAATGGTATGATGCTGTTTGCAGCGGTTGTTAGAGCCAAAGGGTTCTCGCAAGCCGCCCGCGAAATAGGCATGCCAAAATCAACCATAAGTCGTAAAGTCGCTCAGCTCGAAGAGCAACTTGGCGTACGGCTATTACAACGTGATACTCGAAATTTGAGCCTCACTCAGGTTGGTGCGCTTTTTTATCAGCACTGCACCAGTATAAGCGATGAGATTGAAGCGGCTAAGGCGACAATCGAAAACACCCATAATGATGTATCCGGCTCACTGCGTATAGCCATCCCCGTCTCTTTTAGTCAGGAGATCATCGCTAACCTCTGCAGCAGTTTCATGCGTCTCTATCCTAATGTTGAGCTCGATGTGCAATTTACCGACAGTGAAGTTGGCCTTGTCGGCGAAGGCTATGATATCGCCATCAAGTATGGCCCACTGCAATCCTCCGACCTGGTTGCGCGTTTACTCTTCGAGCGTCAGCCAATCTTAGTCGCCAGTCCCGGCTATCTGAAAAATAACGGTACACCCGCGACCCCGCAAGATCTTATGAATCATAGCGGTATATTGCTTGGCACCTCCCGCTCGGCACCAATATGGCCGCTGGGTAAAGGCGCCAGAAAAACCATGGTTAACTTTAAGCGTAAAGTCAGAGTGAATAGCGCCGTCATGGTCAAGCAGCTGGTTCAGGATGACTTTGGCATCGCCATGTTATCTAATTCGGTGTGTAAAAATGAACTTGCCAGTGGTGCACTCGTACCTATTCTGCAGGAGTGGCCGATAGAAGCATTTAAGGTCTATGGTGTCTATTCGAGCAGACGACAACTCGCCACCAATATCAGCGTCTTTCTGGACTTCTTCACCAAACGTTTCAGCAGTCATGAATCACTGCAATCTTTAATGGTGTAA
- a CDS encoding SprT family zinc-dependent metalloprotease, whose protein sequence is MFKLFKSVTSTDPSPDSVSTLKPHTPACYEFDAELHTRVAQQVLECYQIAEKHLNLHFPRPEINFKLRGRSAGTAHLQLNKLRFNPVLLAENSDAFLKEVIPHEICHLLAYRLYGKVKPHGKEWQSLMVGVFGVQPSTTHSLDTQSVDGQRFDYHCGCGPVKLSIRRHNKVIRGETQYRCRRCKRELTRAA, encoded by the coding sequence ATGTTTAAGTTATTCAAATCTGTGACGAGTACCGATCCGTCTCCCGATAGCGTTTCGACTCTCAAGCCGCATACACCTGCCTGCTATGAATTTGATGCTGAACTTCACACTCGTGTCGCTCAGCAGGTGCTGGAGTGCTATCAAATAGCCGAAAAGCATCTGAATCTTCATTTTCCACGTCCGGAAATCAACTTCAAGCTAAGAGGAAGAAGCGCCGGAACGGCTCACCTGCAGCTCAATAAACTCAGGTTTAACCCGGTACTGCTCGCTGAAAACAGTGATGCCTTTCTTAAAGAGGTGATCCCACACGAGATCTGCCATCTGCTCGCCTATCGGCTCTATGGCAAGGTAAAACCCCATGGCAAAGAGTGGCAGTCCCTGATGGTCGGTGTCTTTGGAGTTCAGCCAAGTACGACCCATAGTTTGGATACTCAATCGGTCGACGGACAAAGATTCGATTATCACTGTGGATGCGGACCCGTAAAACTCAGTATCAGACGTCATAACAAGGTCATACGGGGCGAGACTCAATATAGATGCAGGCGATGTAAGAGAGAGTTAACCAGGGCAGCTTAG
- a CDS encoding endonuclease → MFDKFGSAFLFGLGLTLLFSTPSTASPSHPSSFSQAKRLAKEIYVNSLPATSFYCGCDIKISGKKWQTDFSRCGYQVRKQQKRAARIEWEHIVPAWELGHQRQCWQQGGRKNCGKNDKLFRKMESDLHNLVPAIGEVNGDRSNYRFSQWNGQADQYGQCDMVIDFKSRKAEPPGYTRGKIARTYLYMQKRYGFRIAKSQLKLFKAWDKTYPVDTIECKRDNAIAMTQGNHNPFVKNQCDAIAKELRVAE, encoded by the coding sequence TTGTTTGATAAATTTGGCTCAGCCTTTCTATTTGGCTTAGGGCTGACTCTACTATTTTCCACACCCTCAACCGCTTCACCTTCTCACCCAAGCAGTTTCAGCCAAGCCAAGAGACTGGCAAAAGAGATCTATGTTAACTCTCTCCCTGCCACCAGCTTCTATTGTGGTTGCGATATCAAGATCTCAGGCAAGAAGTGGCAGACCGATTTCTCCCGTTGTGGCTATCAGGTGAGAAAGCAGCAAAAGCGCGCAGCGCGGATCGAGTGGGAGCACATAGTACCGGCATGGGAACTTGGGCACCAACGGCAATGCTGGCAGCAAGGTGGTCGTAAAAACTGTGGTAAGAATGATAAACTGTTCAGAAAAATGGAGTCGGATCTGCATAACCTGGTGCCCGCCATCGGCGAAGTCAATGGCGACCGGAGCAACTACAGGTTTAGCCAATGGAATGGCCAGGCAGATCAATATGGTCAATGTGATATGGTTATCGACTTCAAATCGAGAAAGGCTGAACCACCCGGCTATACGCGAGGCAAAATTGCCCGCACTTACCTCTATATGCAAAAGAGATACGGTTTCAGAATAGCCAAAAGCCAATTAAAACTGTTCAAAGCATGGGATAAAACTTATCCAGTTGATACTATCGAATGCAAAAGAGACAACGCCATAGCCATGACTCAGGGAAACCATAACCCTTTTGTTAAAAACCAATGTGACGCAATAGCCAAAGAACTGCGGGTTGCGGAGTAG
- the rsmE gene encoding 16S rRNA (uracil(1498)-N(3))-methyltransferase, translating to MRIPRIYQASTFTVGMSVALDDEAASHVGRVLRMSSGEQVSLFNGDGNEYLAQIESASKKNVQVTILSSVANESESPLHLHLGQVISRGDRMDFTIQKSVELGVNTITPLFSERCGVKLSGERLEKKIHQWQKIVIGACEQSGRSLVPQVRPAMSLEAWSAEQTDSLKLNLHPRAAHGIGGLTLPEPRVRLLIGPEGGLSETEILMTEQHAFTDVLLGPRVLRTETAALTAISALQLKFGDLG from the coding sequence ATGAGAATCCCAAGAATATACCAAGCATCCACCTTCACGGTAGGTATGTCAGTTGCGCTCGATGATGAAGCGGCCTCTCATGTTGGTCGTGTACTGCGCATGTCCAGCGGTGAACAGGTGAGCCTGTTTAATGGTGACGGTAACGAATACCTTGCGCAGATAGAGTCCGCCAGTAAGAAAAATGTTCAAGTCACCATCCTTTCATCTGTAGCTAATGAAAGCGAGTCTCCGCTACACCTGCATTTAGGTCAGGTGATCTCACGTGGCGATCGTATGGACTTTACCATTCAGAAGTCTGTAGAGCTGGGAGTGAATACCATTACGCCACTTTTTTCTGAACGCTGTGGCGTAAAGCTATCGGGCGAACGATTGGAAAAGAAAATTCATCAATGGCAAAAGATCGTTATTGGGGCCTGTGAGCAGTCGGGTCGTAGTCTTGTTCCTCAAGTAAGACCCGCGATGTCTTTAGAGGCCTGGAGCGCAGAACAGACAGACTCTCTTAAATTAAACTTACACCCGAGAGCGGCACACGGTATTGGTGGATTAACCCTTCCTGAGCCAAGAGTCAGGCTGTTGATCGGGCCCGAAGGTGGCCTGTCTGAAACCGAAATATTGATGACAGAACAACATGCCTTTACCGATGTATTATTAGGCCCCCGGGTTTTGAGAACCGAAACGGCAGCCTTAACGGCAATAAGTGCACTGCAACTGAAATTTGGTGATCTGGGTTAA
- the gshB gene encoding glutathione synthase, with protein MIKLGIVMDPISDINIKKDSSFAMLLAAQSRGYQLFYMEMQDLAMVNGEAMANMRELSVKQDPDNWFELGEPVDTPLSALDVVLMRKDPPFDTEFIYATYMLERAEEEGVLIVNKPQSLRDANEKLFTAWFSEFTPETMVTRDANRIREFYKQKGDIILKPLDGMGGTLIFRIKAGDPNVGVIIETLTEYGQRYAMAQAFIPDITSGDKRILVVDGEPVPYSLARIPQKGETRGNLAAGGRGVAQPLSESDWAIARAIGPELKKRGLIFVGLDVIGDKLTEINVTSPTCIKEIEAAFDVDITGMLMDSIEARLKAS; from the coding sequence ATGATCAAGCTCGGCATAGTGATGGATCCCATCAGCGATATCAACATCAAGAAAGACTCAAGTTTCGCCATGTTATTGGCCGCTCAAAGCCGTGGCTACCAACTCTTCTACATGGAGATGCAAGACCTTGCCATGGTCAATGGTGAGGCAATGGCAAACATGCGTGAGCTGTCGGTAAAGCAAGATCCCGATAATTGGTTCGAATTAGGCGAGCCCGTCGATACCCCACTTTCGGCTCTCGATGTCGTCTTGATGCGTAAGGACCCACCGTTCGATACTGAGTTTATCTACGCGACCTATATGCTTGAAAGAGCCGAAGAGGAGGGAGTGCTTATTGTCAATAAGCCTCAGAGTCTGCGCGATGCCAACGAGAAGCTTTTCACCGCCTGGTTCTCTGAATTCACTCCTGAGACTATGGTCACCCGCGATGCAAATCGCATCCGTGAATTCTATAAGCAAAAAGGCGATATCATCCTCAAACCACTGGATGGAATGGGCGGCACACTGATTTTCAGAATTAAGGCCGGCGATCCCAATGTGGGCGTGATCATCGAAACCTTGACCGAGTACGGCCAGCGCTATGCGATGGCTCAGGCATTCATTCCGGATATCACCTCTGGCGATAAGCGAATTTTGGTCGTCGACGGCGAACCGGTTCCTTACTCTCTTGCACGCATCCCTCAAAAAGGCGAGACCCGAGGCAACCTGGCCGCTGGCGGCAGAGGCGTTGCTCAACCACTATCCGAGAGTGATTGGGCCATAGCCCGAGCTATAGGACCAGAATTGAAGAAACGTGGCCTCATCTTCGTAGGATTAGATGTTATTGGTGACAAACTCACCGAGATAAATGTGACCAGCCCAACCTGTATCAAAGAGATCGAAGCCGCCTTCGATGTCGATATCACAGGTATGTTGATGGACTCGATCGAAGCAAGATTAAAAGCAAGTTAG